A DNA window from Vibrio cidicii contains the following coding sequences:
- the rplJ gene encoding 50S ribosomal protein L10 produces MALNLQDKKAIVAEVNEAAAGALSAVVADSRGVEVGAMTSLRKQAREAGVYMKVVRNTLARRAVEGTQYECLTETFTGPSLIAFSNEHPGAAARLFKDFAKENKNFEIKAAAFEGALTDAEVLATLPTYDEAIARLMMCLKEASAGKLVRTIAAVRDQKEAA; encoded by the coding sequence ATGGCTTTAAATCTTCAAGACAAAAAAGCAATTGTTGCTGAAGTCAACGAAGCAGCCGCTGGTGCACTTTCTGCAGTTGTAGCTGATTCTCGTGGCGTTGAAGTTGGCGCAATGACTTCTCTACGTAAACAAGCTCGTGAAGCGGGTGTTTACATGAAAGTTGTGCGTAACACACTAGCACGCCGTGCGGTTGAAGGTACTCAGTACGAGTGTCTAACAGAGACTTTCACTGGTCCTTCTCTAATCGCGTTCTCTAACGAGCACCCAGGTGCTGCAGCGCGTCTTTTCAAAGACTTCGCTAAAGAGAACAAAAACTTCGAGATCAAAGCTGCTGCATTTGAAGGCGCGCTAACTGACGCTGAAGTACTAGCAACACTACCAACTTACGACGAAGCAATCGCACGTCTGATGATGTGTCTGAAAGAAGCTTCTGCTGGCAAGCTGGTACGTACTATCGCTGCTGTCCGCGATCAAAAAGAAGCTGCGTAA
- the nusG gene encoding transcription termination/antitermination protein NusG translates to MSEAPKKRWYVVQAFSGFEGRVAQSLREHIKMHGMEEHFGEVLVPTEEVVEMRAGQRRKSERKFFPGYVLVQMIMNDESWHLVRSVPRVMGFIGGTSDRPAPITDKEADAILNRLEKASEAPRPRTMYEVGEVVRVNEGPFADFNGTVEEVDYDKSRVKVSVSIFGRATPVELEFGQVEKLD, encoded by the coding sequence ATGAGTGAAGCTCCTAAAAAACGCTGGTATGTGGTTCAAGCCTTCTCTGGATTTGAAGGCCGTGTCGCCCAGTCTCTTCGTGAGCACATCAAAATGCATGGCATGGAAGAGCACTTTGGTGAAGTTCTTGTGCCGACTGAAGAAGTCGTTGAAATGCGCGCTGGTCAGCGTCGCAAATCTGAGCGCAAATTCTTCCCGGGCTACGTCCTCGTTCAGATGATTATGAATGATGAATCATGGCACCTCGTTCGCAGTGTGCCGCGTGTCATGGGCTTCATAGGTGGCACTTCTGATCGTCCTGCTCCTATCACAGATAAAGAAGCAGATGCGATTCTTAACCGTCTCGAGAAAGCGAGTGAAGCACCTCGTCCACGTACTATGTACGAAGTGGGAGAAGTGGTTCGCGTCAACGAAGGTCCGTTTGCGGACTTCAATGGTACGGTTGAAGAAGTGGATTACGATAAGAGCCGCGTAAAAGTGTCTGTCTCGATCTTTGGTCGTGCAACACCCGTTGAGCTTGAATTTGGTCAAGTGGAAAAGCTTGATTAA
- a CDS encoding DUF416 family protein produces MLQNPLQVRLEKLEPWQQITFMVCLCERMYPNYAMFCENTGFAEPRNYRNILDSVWEILTVKNAKVNFERQLEKLEELFPSAEEFDLYAVYPAMDACQALSTLLHGLLDRDYLFDSMIKISQQSVQTVADLEQAQGSEPITNDNQKANEAVCAEWDVQWAIFRPLREAQERDIDLIKDLRQELRDEPLSNIGIEL; encoded by the coding sequence ATGCTACAAAATCCACTTCAGGTTCGTTTAGAAAAACTGGAACCTTGGCAACAAATCACCTTTATGGTGTGTTTGTGTGAACGAATGTACCCTAACTACGCCATGTTTTGTGAAAACACTGGTTTTGCTGAGCCCCGCAACTATCGCAACATTTTAGATAGTGTATGGGAAATTCTCACGGTGAAAAATGCCAAAGTGAATTTTGAGCGTCAACTTGAGAAGTTGGAAGAGTTGTTCCCTAGCGCTGAAGAGTTCGATCTTTATGCGGTTTATCCTGCGATGGATGCGTGTCAGGCACTCTCTACTTTATTGCATGGTTTGTTGGATCGCGACTATCTGTTTGATTCGATGATCAAAATTAGCCAACAATCGGTGCAAACCGTGGCGGATTTAGAACAAGCGCAAGGCAGTGAGCCGATCACCAATGACAATCAGAAAGCCAATGAAGCAGTTTGTGCCGAGTGGGATGTTCAGTGGGCAATTTTCCGTCCGTTGCGTGAAGCACAAGAGCGCGATATTGATCTGATCAAAGATTTACGCCAAGAGCTCAGAGACGAGCCATTGAGTAACATCGGCATTGAGCTGTAA
- the rplK gene encoding 50S ribosomal protein L11, with protein sequence MAKKVEAYIKLQVAAGMANPSPPVGPALGQRGVNIMEFCKAFNAKTESMEKGLPVPVVITVYSDRSFTFVTKTSPAAVLLKKAAGIKSGSGRPNTEKVGTVTDAQIQEIAEAKAADMTGADIEAMKRSIAGTARSMGLVVEG encoded by the coding sequence ATGGCTAAGAAAGTTGAAGCTTATATCAAGCTGCAAGTTGCTGCTGGTATGGCGAACCCAAGTCCACCAGTTGGTCCTGCACTAGGTCAACGTGGTGTTAACATCATGGAATTCTGTAAAGCGTTTAACGCGAAAACAGAATCAATGGAAAAAGGTCTTCCTGTTCCTGTTGTTATCACTGTATACAGCGACCGTTCTTTCACGTTCGTAACTAAGACTTCTCCAGCAGCAGTTCTTCTTAAGAAAGCAGCAGGTATCAAGTCTGGTTCAGGTCGTCCAAACACTGAAAAAGTGGGTACTGTAACTGACGCTCAAATCCAAGAAATTGCAGAAGCGAAAGCGGCTGACATGACTGGTGCTGACATCGAAGCGATGAAGCGTTCTATCGCAGGTACTGCTCGTTCAATGGGCCTAGTGGTAGAGGGTTAA
- the rplL gene encoding 50S ribosomal protein L7/L12 has product MSITNEQILDAIAEMSVTQVVELISAMEEKFGVTAAAAVVAGGPAAAAVEEQTEFNVILTSAGANKVAVIKAVRGATGLGLKEAKALVDGAPAALKEGVEKAEAEALKKELEEAGASVEIK; this is encoded by the coding sequence ATGTCTATTACTAACGAGCAAATCCTAGACGCTATCGCAGAAATGTCTGTAACACAAGTTGTTGAACTGATCTCTGCAATGGAAGAAAAATTCGGTGTTACTGCTGCAGCTGCAGTTGTAGCAGGTGGCCCAGCAGCAGCAGCTGTTGAAGAGCAAACTGAATTCAACGTAATCCTAACTTCTGCTGGCGCGAACAAAGTTGCTGTAATCAAAGCAGTACGTGGCGCAACTGGTCTAGGCCTGAAAGAAGCGAAAGCTCTAGTTGACGGCGCTCCAGCGGCTCTTAAAGAAGGCGTTGAGAAAGCTGAAGCTGAAGCTCTGAAGAAAGAGCTAGAAGAAGCTGGTGCATCTGTTGAGATCAAGTAA
- a CDS encoding uracil-DNA glycosylase family protein, whose protein sequence is MALDTLLRQIRACQVCASALPLGANPVVQAHSEAKILIIGQAPGTKVHQTSIPWNDASGNRLREWLDLDKTTFYDPKQVAIVPMGFCYPGRGQSGDLPPRKECAPLWHEALLKHLPNIELTLLIGQYAQNYYLTDKPKTLTETVQRWQDWLPTYLPLPHPSPRNTLWLRNNPWFEEQTVAYIRQRVHLLL, encoded by the coding sequence GTGGCTCTCGACACCCTGCTAAGGCAGATCCGAGCCTGCCAAGTGTGTGCCTCCGCTTTGCCGCTAGGTGCTAACCCTGTGGTTCAAGCTCACTCAGAGGCGAAGATTTTGATCATTGGACAGGCGCCCGGGACCAAAGTGCATCAAACCTCCATACCTTGGAACGATGCCAGCGGCAATCGTTTAAGAGAGTGGCTCGACCTCGACAAAACCACCTTTTATGACCCCAAACAGGTGGCCATTGTGCCGATGGGGTTTTGCTACCCAGGCCGTGGGCAATCGGGCGATCTTCCTCCTCGCAAAGAATGCGCGCCCCTATGGCATGAGGCGCTGCTCAAGCACTTACCCAATATTGAACTGACGCTACTGATTGGCCAGTACGCACAAAACTACTATTTAACTGACAAACCCAAAACACTGACAGAAACGGTTCAACGCTGGCAAGACTGGCTGCCCACCTATCTGCCGCTGCCGCATCCATCCCCAAGAAACACCCTGTGGCTGCGTAATAATCCTTGGTTTGAAGAGCAAACCGTGGCCTATATTCGCCAGCGTGTACACCTGCTGCTGTGA
- the rplA gene encoding 50S ribosomal protein L1: protein MAKLTKRMRVIREKVDATREYDINEAVALLKELATAKFVESVDVAVNLGIDARKSDQNVRGATVLPHGTGRDIRVAVFAQGANAEAAKAAGADLVGMEDLAEQVKKGVMDFDVVVASPDAMRVVGQLGTILGPRGLMPNPKVGTVTPNVAEAVKNAKAGQVRYRNDKNGIIHSTIGKADFSAEQIKENLEALLVALKKAKPSSAKGTFLKKVSISTTMGAGVAVDQASLSTQA from the coding sequence ATGGCAAAACTAACTAAGCGCATGCGCGTAATCCGCGAAAAAGTTGATGCAACTCGTGAATACGACATCAACGAAGCTGTTGCTCTACTGAAAGAACTGGCTACTGCTAAGTTTGTTGAGTCTGTAGACGTTGCTGTTAACCTAGGCATCGACGCTCGTAAATCTGACCAAAACGTACGTGGTGCAACTGTTCTGCCACACGGTACTGGCCGTGACATCCGCGTTGCAGTATTTGCACAAGGTGCAAACGCTGAAGCTGCTAAAGCAGCGGGCGCAGATTTGGTTGGTATGGAAGATCTTGCTGAGCAAGTGAAAAAAGGCGTAATGGACTTTGACGTAGTGGTTGCTTCTCCAGATGCAATGCGCGTTGTAGGTCAACTAGGTACTATCCTAGGTCCTCGCGGTCTAATGCCAAACCCTAAAGTTGGTACTGTAACTCCTAACGTTGCTGAAGCGGTTAAGAACGCGAAAGCAGGTCAGGTTCGTTACCGTAACGACAAAAACGGCATCATCCACTCTACTATCGGTAAAGCTGACTTCTCTGCAGAGCAGATCAAAGAGAACCTAGAAGCACTTCTAGTGGCTCTGAAGAAAGCGAAACCATCTTCAGCGAAAGGTACTTTCCTGAAGAAAGTAAGCATCTCTACCACTATGGGTGCAGGTGTTGCTGTTGATCAGGCTAGCCTGAGCACTCAAGCATAA
- the hemE gene encoding uroporphyrinogen decarboxylase → MTELKNDRYLRALLKQPVDCTPVWMMRQAGRYLPEYRATRAQAGDFMSLCRNAELASEVTLQPLRRFPLDAAILFSDILTIPDAMGLGLRFSAGEGPVFDRPITCKADVDKIGLPDPEGELQYVMNAVRQIRKDLQGEVPLIGFSGSPWTLATYMVEGGSSKAFTKIKKMMYAEPQTLHLLLDKLADSVIEYLNAQIKAGAQSVMVFDTWGGVLTPRDYNQFSLQYMHKIVDGLMRENDGRRVPVTLFTKNGGMWLEQIAATGCDAVGLDWTINIADAKARVGDKVALQGNMDPSMLYAPHERIREEVATILEGFGQGGTGHVFNLGHGIHLDVPPENAGVFVEAVHELSKPYHQ, encoded by the coding sequence ATGACTGAATTAAAAAATGACCGCTATCTACGTGCTTTGCTCAAGCAGCCAGTGGATTGCACCCCAGTATGGATGATGCGTCAGGCTGGTCGCTATTTACCTGAGTATCGCGCGACTCGTGCTCAAGCTGGCGATTTTATGTCTTTATGCCGCAACGCTGAGTTGGCCTCAGAAGTGACACTCCAGCCGCTGCGCCGTTTTCCTCTTGATGCGGCCATTCTTTTCTCGGACATTTTGACTATTCCAGATGCTATGGGGCTGGGTTTGCGTTTCTCGGCGGGCGAAGGCCCGGTATTCGATAGGCCGATCACCTGCAAAGCGGACGTGGATAAGATAGGTCTGCCCGATCCAGAAGGCGAACTGCAATATGTCATGAATGCCGTGCGTCAAATTCGCAAAGATCTGCAAGGCGAAGTGCCGTTGATCGGTTTCTCAGGCAGCCCGTGGACACTGGCAACCTACATGGTTGAAGGGGGCAGCTCGAAAGCCTTCACTAAGATCAAAAAGATGATGTACGCCGAGCCGCAAACGCTGCACCTGCTGCTCGATAAACTCGCTGATAGCGTTATCGAGTACCTCAACGCGCAGATCAAAGCTGGCGCGCAATCGGTGATGGTGTTTGACACTTGGGGGGGCGTGTTGACTCCGCGTGACTACAACCAATTCTCGCTGCAGTACATGCATAAAATCGTTGATGGGCTGATGCGTGAAAATGATGGTCGCCGAGTGCCGGTCACCCTGTTCACCAAGAACGGTGGCATGTGGCTGGAGCAAATAGCCGCAACAGGTTGTGACGCTGTGGGTCTTGATTGGACCATCAACATTGCCGATGCTAAAGCGCGCGTGGGAGATAAAGTGGCCTTGCAAGGTAACATGGACCCCTCCATGTTGTATGCGCCGCATGAGCGTATCCGTGAAGAAGTGGCGACCATTCTTGAAGGATTTGGCCAAGGTGGAACCGGGCACGTGTTTAACTTGGGGCACGGCATTCATCTCGATGTTCCACCAGAAAACGCGGGCGTGTTTGTTGAAGCGGTACATGAGCTTTCTAAGCCATACCACCAATAA
- a CDS encoding D-2-hydroxyacid dehydrogenase gives MHHSEHKIFILTEENQSYHDLLLSHSLPELTITQDPAEADIVLAAPPKIADKLDQFPKLQWLQSTYAGVNALMPSGLRRDYTLTNVRGIFGPLIAEYVLGYSIAHWRHLPLYAQQQQQRQWQPHLYTSLQGKRVVILGTGSIGNHLAHVCSAMGLHTMGINRTGIPPTGSHFHQTYHINELAAALTQADIVVNTLPSTEQTKQLLNQASLSHCRQVLLFNVGRGDVLDNAALLLALKNRWVEHAFLDVFEQEPLPSDHPFWGLKQITITPHIAALSFAEQVVEIFAENYQRWIEGYPLNYQVSFAKGY, from the coding sequence ATGCATCATTCAGAGCACAAGATTTTCATCCTCACTGAAGAGAACCAGAGCTATCACGACCTGCTCTTGAGCCATTCCCTCCCGGAATTGACGATCACCCAAGACCCCGCTGAGGCAGATATCGTGTTAGCCGCCCCGCCGAAAATCGCCGATAAGCTCGATCAATTCCCTAAACTGCAATGGCTGCAATCGACCTATGCTGGAGTCAACGCACTGATGCCATCTGGCCTGCGTCGTGACTACACGCTTACTAATGTGCGTGGCATTTTTGGCCCGCTGATCGCGGAATATGTGCTGGGTTATAGCATTGCTCACTGGCGCCACTTGCCGCTCTACGCGCAACAACAGCAGCAACGCCAATGGCAACCGCACCTCTACACCTCTTTGCAAGGCAAACGGGTGGTCATTTTGGGTACGGGCAGCATTGGTAACCATCTTGCACACGTCTGCTCCGCGATGGGGCTGCACACCATGGGTATAAACCGCACGGGCATTCCACCGACGGGCAGCCATTTTCATCAAACCTATCACATCAATGAATTAGCCGCAGCATTGACGCAAGCAGACATCGTCGTCAACACCCTTCCCAGCACCGAGCAGACAAAACAGTTACTCAACCAAGCCAGTTTGAGCCACTGCCGCCAAGTCTTGCTGTTTAACGTTGGCCGTGGTGATGTATTGGATAATGCGGCACTGCTGCTGGCACTCAAGAATCGTTGGGTTGAGCACGCCTTCTTGGATGTGTTTGAGCAAGAGCCGCTGCCAAGCGATCATCCATTTTGGGGGTTAAAACAAATCACCATCACACCACACATTGCTGCCTTGAGCTTTGCAGAACAAGTGGTAGAGATTTTTGCCGAGAATTACCAACGCTGGATTGAGGGCTACCCACTCAATTACCAAGTCAGCTTCGCCAAGGGCTATTAA
- the rpoB gene encoding DNA-directed RNA polymerase subunit beta, with amino-acid sequence MVYSYTEKKRIRKDFGTRPQVLDIPYLLSIQLDSFDKFIEQDPEGQYGLEAAFRSVFPIQSYNGNSELQYVSYRLGEPVFDVKECQIRGVTYSKPLRVKLRLVIFDKDAPAGTVKDIKEQEVYMGEIPLMTDNGTFVINGTERVIVSQLHRSPGVFFDSDKGKTHSSGKVLYNARIIPYRGSWLDFEFDPKDNLYVRIDRRRKLPSTIILRALGKTTAEILDMFFEKVNFEVKDQTLMMELVPERLRGETASFDIEANGNVYVEKGRRVTARHIRQLEKDGVDHIEVPVEYIVGKVSSKDYINEATGEIIVAANQEISLEALANLSQAGHKSLQVLFTNDLDHGPFMSETLRIDSTVDRISALVEIYRMMRPGEPPTKEAAEALFESLFFSEERYDLSTVGRMKFNSSIGREDALDQGTLDETDIVEVMKKLIAIRNGIGEVDDIDHLGNRRIRSVGEMAENQFRVGLVRVERAVKERLSLGDLDAVMPQDLINAKPISAAVKEFFGSSQLSQFMDQNNPLSEVTHKRRISALGPGGLTRERAGFEVRDVHVTHYGRLCPIETPEGPNIGLINSLSAFARCNEYGFLETPYRRVIDGIVTDEVDYLSAIEEGQFVIAQANAALTEEGTFADELITARQKGESGLHPREHVDYMDVATNQVVSIAASLIPFLEHDDANRALMGANMQRQAVPTLKADKPLVGTGIERNVAVDSGVTAVAKRGGVIQSVDASRIVVKVNEEELIPGEAGIDIYNLTKYTRSNQNTCINQRPCVMPGEPVLRGDVLADGPSTDLGELALGQNMRIAFMPWNGYNFEDSILVSERVVQEDRFTTIHIQELTCVARDTKLGSEEITADIPNVGESALSKLDESGIVYIGAEVKGGDILVGKVTPKGETQLTPEEKLLRAIFGEKASDVKDTSLRVPNSVSGTIIDVQVFTRDGVEKDKRALEIEHMQLKEAKKDLTEEFQILEGGLLNRVKALLLSGGYSEAKLDGTERKKWLELTLEDDALQTQLEQLAEQYDELKADFDKKFETKRRKITQGDDLAPGVLKIVKVYLAVKRRIQPGDKMAGRHGNKGVISKINPVEDMPYDENGQPVDIVLNPLGVPSRMNIGQILEVHLGLAAKGIGDKINQMVKEQQELAKFREFLQKVYSLGETRQKVDIASLSDDEVRTLVHNLRGGLPIATPVFDGASEKSIKELLKLADLPESGQLTLFDGRTGDAFERPVTVGYMYMLKLNHLVDDKMHARSTGSYSLVTQQPLGGKAQFGGQRFGEMEVWALEAYGAAYTLQEMLTVKSDDVNGRTKMYKNIVDGNHAMEPGMPESFNVLLKEIRSLGINIELEDEE; translated from the coding sequence ATGGTTTACTCTTATACCGAGAAAAAGCGCATCCGTAAGGACTTTGGTACTCGTCCACAAGTTTTGGACATTCCATACCTGCTATCGATCCAGCTCGATTCGTTCGACAAATTTATCGAACAGGATCCTGAAGGGCAATACGGTCTTGAGGCTGCTTTCCGTTCTGTATTCCCGATTCAGAGCTACAACGGCAATTCAGAGCTGCAATACGTTAGCTACCGTCTTGGTGAGCCAGTCTTTGATGTTAAAGAATGTCAAATTCGTGGCGTAACTTATTCAAAACCACTGCGCGTTAAATTGCGTCTGGTGATCTTCGATAAAGACGCACCTGCAGGTACTGTCAAAGACATTAAAGAACAAGAAGTCTACATGGGGGAAATTCCACTCATGACAGACAATGGTACCTTCGTAATCAACGGTACCGAGCGAGTTATCGTATCCCAGCTGCACCGAAGCCCAGGTGTGTTCTTCGACAGCGATAAGGGTAAGACTCACTCTTCAGGTAAAGTTCTCTACAACGCGCGTATTATTCCTTACCGTGGTTCATGGCTTGACTTTGAGTTCGATCCTAAGGACAACTTGTACGTACGTATCGACCGTCGTCGTAAGCTGCCTTCAACGATCATTCTTCGTGCACTAGGCAAGACCACTGCAGAGATCTTGGACATGTTCTTCGAAAAAGTGAATTTCGAAGTAAAAGATCAAACGCTGATGATGGAGCTAGTTCCAGAACGTCTGCGTGGTGAAACGGCCTCTTTTGATATCGAAGCAAACGGCAACGTTTACGTCGAAAAAGGCCGTCGTGTAACTGCTCGTCATATCCGCCAGCTCGAGAAAGATGGCGTTGATCACATCGAAGTACCTGTTGAGTACATCGTTGGTAAAGTTTCTTCAAAAGATTACATCAATGAAGCGACTGGCGAGATCATTGTTGCTGCGAACCAAGAAATCAGCCTAGAAGCGTTGGCGAACCTGTCGCAAGCAGGTCACAAGTCGTTGCAAGTTCTGTTTACCAACGATCTTGACCATGGTCCATTCATGTCAGAAACCCTACGTATCGACAGCACGGTTGATCGTATTTCTGCACTGGTAGAAATCTACCGCATGATGCGCCCTGGTGAGCCACCAACGAAAGAAGCAGCAGAAGCGCTATTTGAAAGCTTGTTCTTCTCTGAAGAGCGTTATGACCTATCGACTGTTGGCCGTATGAAGTTCAACAGCTCTATTGGTCGTGAAGACGCGCTCGATCAAGGCACTCTTGACGAAACTGATATTGTCGAGGTGATGAAAAAGCTTATCGCTATCCGTAACGGCATCGGTGAAGTGGACGATATCGACCACCTCGGTAACCGTCGTATCCGTTCTGTTGGCGAAATGGCAGAGAACCAATTCCGTGTTGGCCTTGTTCGTGTTGAGCGTGCAGTGAAAGAACGTCTAAGCCTAGGCGATCTTGATGCGGTAATGCCACAAGACTTGATCAATGCGAAGCCTATCTCTGCGGCAGTGAAAGAGTTCTTTGGCTCTTCTCAGCTTTCTCAGTTTATGGACCAGAACAACCCACTATCAGAAGTCACGCACAAGCGTCGTATTTCTGCCTTGGGTCCTGGCGGTCTGACTCGTGAGCGTGCTGGCTTTGAAGTTCGAGACGTACACGTAACGCACTACGGTCGTCTATGTCCTATCGAAACGCCTGAAGGTCCGAACATCGGTCTTATCAACTCGCTGTCTGCGTTTGCTCGTTGTAACGAGTACGGTTTCCTAGAAACGCCATACCGCCGTGTTATCGATGGTATCGTGACAGATGAAGTAGATTACCTATCGGCTATCGAAGAAGGCCAATTCGTTATCGCTCAGGCGAACGCCGCGCTAACGGAAGAAGGTACTTTCGCAGATGAACTGATCACCGCTCGTCAGAAAGGTGAATCGGGTCTGCACCCACGCGAACATGTTGACTACATGGACGTTGCGACTAACCAAGTGGTATCGATTGCGGCATCGCTGATCCCATTCCTGGAACACGACGATGCGAACCGTGCCCTCATGGGTGCGAACATGCAACGTCAGGCCGTACCAACACTGAAAGCAGACAAGCCTCTAGTTGGTACTGGTATTGAGCGTAACGTAGCAGTGGACTCTGGTGTAACAGCGGTAGCGAAACGCGGCGGTGTTATCCAGTCGGTTGATGCTTCTCGTATCGTCGTTAAGGTTAACGAAGAAGAGTTGATCCCTGGTGAAGCAGGTATCGATATCTACAACCTAACCAAATACACGCGTTCTAACCAGAACACCTGTATCAACCAGCGTCCATGTGTGATGCCGGGTGAGCCAGTACTGCGTGGTGATGTGCTTGCTGACGGTCCTTCAACCGACCTTGGTGAACTTGCACTTGGCCAGAACATGCGTATCGCATTCATGCCTTGGAACGGTTACAACTTCGAAGACTCGATCTTAGTTTCTGAGCGCGTTGTTCAAGAAGACCGTTTCACGACTATCCACATTCAAGAACTGACTTGTGTGGCGCGTGATACTAAGCTGGGTTCTGAAGAGATCACAGCGGATATTCCAAACGTCGGTGAATCGGCTCTGTCTAAACTGGACGAGTCCGGTATCGTTTACATCGGTGCAGAAGTGAAGGGTGGTGACATCCTTGTGGGTAAAGTGACGCCGAAAGGTGAAACTCAGCTCACTCCTGAAGAGAAGCTACTACGTGCTATCTTCGGTGAAAAAGCATCTGATGTTAAAGATACGTCACTGCGTGTACCAAACTCAGTTTCAGGTACCATCATTGATGTTCAAGTCTTCACTCGCGATGGCGTAGAGAAAGACAAGCGTGCGCTTGAAATTGAACACATGCAGCTAAAAGAAGCGAAGAAAGACCTAACAGAAGAGTTCCAAATTCTGGAAGGCGGTCTTCTAAACCGTGTGAAAGCATTGCTTCTTTCTGGCGGTTACTCTGAAGCGAAACTTGACGGTACTGAGCGTAAGAAGTGGCTAGAGCTGACTCTTGAAGATGACGCACTGCAAACTCAGCTTGAGCAACTTGCAGAGCAGTACGACGAGCTGAAAGCAGACTTCGACAAGAAGTTTGAAACCAAGCGTCGTAAGATCACTCAAGGTGATGATCTAGCACCTGGCGTTCTGAAGATCGTGAAAGTTTACCTAGCGGTGAAACGTCGTATCCAGCCTGGTGATAAGATGGCGGGTCGTCACGGTAACAAGGGTGTAATCTCGAAGATCAACCCTGTTGAAGACATGCCATACGATGAAAACGGCCAGCCGGTTGATATCGTACTGAACCCACTGGGTGTACCTTCACGTATGAACATCGGTCAGATCCTAGAAGTTCACTTAGGTCTGGCTGCAAAAGGTATCGGCGACAAGATCAACCAGATGGTCAAAGAGCAGCAAGAATTGGCGAAATTCCGTGAATTCCTGCAAAAAGTTTACAGCCTAGGCGAAACTCGCCAGAAAGTAGACATTGCATCTCTGTCTGATGATGAAGTTCGTACTCTGGTTCACAACCTACGTGGCGGTCTACCGATCGCGACTCCGGTCTTTGATGGTGCGTCTGAGAAGTCAATTAAAGAGCTTCTAAAACTGGCGGATCTCCCTGAGTCTGGTCAGCTTACACTGTTCGATGGTCGTACTGGTGATGCCTTTGAGCGCCCGGTTACGGTCGGCTACATGTACATGCTGAAACTGAACCACTTGGTTGATGACAAAATGCACGCTCGTTCAACGGGTTCGTACAGCCTAGTAACTCAGCAGCCACTTGGTGGTAAAGCTCAGTTCGGTGGTCAGCGTTTCGGTGAGATGGAAGTATGGGCACTGGAAGCATACGGTGCAGCTTACACGCTACAAGAAATGCTTACCGTTAAGTCGGACGACGTGAACGGCCGTACTAAGATGTATAAGAACATCGTAGATGGTAACCACGCGATGGAACCTGGCATGCCAGAATCGTTCAACGTACTGTTGAAAGAGATCCGCTCGCTGGGTATCAACATCGAGCTAGAAGACGAAGAGTAA